The genomic DNA AGTTGGTATAATATCTACGAAAAAATCTGAGTTAAGGTTTTTAGAACTGTTTTTAAAACTTTTAGAACGTGTTTTATCTATAGCAGCATTTCTTGCAATGTTTAAAATCCAGGTAAAAAAACGTCCTTTAGAAGCATTGTAAGAATCAGATTTATTCCATGCTTTAATAAAAACATCTTGCATTATTTCTTCTGCAATATCGTGATCTCTTACTATATTATAAATTACACCATGCATGCTTTCACTATACATATTGTATAAGGCTTCGAATGCTTTTTCGTCCTTTGCTTTAAACTTTACTATTAATTGTTCTAGTTGCATTATTTAAAATTATTGAATTATACCACCACAGCTTATTCTGCTTCCTGCAGCGCCACTTGGTTGAGATGTAAAATCATCTGTACCTTGGTGTACAATAATGGCTTTACCTAAAATGTCTTTTGTGTTGTCTCCACAACCTATGCACCATTCGTTTGTAGAAAAGTTTACAGCAGCAAAACCTTTTTCGTCTGCATTAAAATTTCCTATATCACCTTTATGGTATCCAGCATCATCTCCCCATTTACCATGCGGCTCTCCAGTTGGGTTCCAGTGACCTCC from Lacinutrix sp. 5H-3-7-4 includes the following:
- a CDS encoding RNA polymerase sigma factor, whose amino-acid sequence is MQLEQLIVKFKAKDEKAFEALYNMYSESMHGVIYNIVRDHDIAEEIMQDVFIKAWNKSDSYNASKGRFFTWILNIARNAAIDKTRSKSFKNSSKNLNSDFFVDIIPTRDNLDQSTDAIGIAKFVSKLAEKCIKVIELLYFKGYTQKEASETLDMPIGTIKTHNRNCIKELREMVLE